One genomic region from Streptomyces sp. NBC_00457 encodes:
- a CDS encoding SDR family NAD(P)-dependent oxidoreductase, with protein MSVPQTHTDRVAVVTGAGRGIGQAIAVDLAARGATVVAVDLNIPEETVALLADTGHPVLGLTGDVSNPDQTAAVGKEVADRFGRADILVNNAGICPFLDIEELDYDTWRRVIAVNLDSQFLMVKALLPTMKKSGWGRIVNLTSNSIVANAPGMSHYMASKMGNIGFSRGLANDLAPFGITVNAVGPTLTITPGVPNAHPQEALTAAAQSQAIKRNGLPEDLTGTIAFLTSDDAAFVTGQTIMADGGYAR; from the coding sequence ATGTCAGTTCCCCAGACACACACGGACCGAGTGGCCGTTGTCACCGGCGCCGGACGCGGCATCGGCCAGGCCATCGCCGTCGACCTCGCCGCACGCGGCGCGACCGTCGTCGCGGTCGACCTCAACATCCCCGAGGAAACCGTCGCCTTGCTCGCCGACACAGGACACCCGGTGCTGGGTCTCACAGGCGACGTGTCCAATCCCGACCAGACCGCGGCCGTGGGCAAGGAGGTCGCCGACCGGTTCGGGCGGGCGGACATCCTGGTCAACAACGCCGGCATTTGCCCCTTCCTCGACATCGAGGAACTGGACTACGACACCTGGCGGCGCGTCATCGCGGTCAACCTCGACTCGCAGTTCCTCATGGTCAAGGCCCTGCTGCCGACCATGAAGAAGAGCGGCTGGGGCCGCATCGTCAACCTGACCTCCAACTCAATCGTCGCCAACGCGCCCGGCATGTCCCACTACATGGCGAGCAAGATGGGCAACATCGGCTTCAGCCGCGGACTGGCCAACGACCTCGCCCCGTTCGGCATCACCGTCAACGCGGTCGGCCCGACCCTGACCATCACACCCGGCGTCCCGAATGCCCACCCGCAGGAAGCCCTCACTGCGGCCGCACAGTCCCAGGCCATCAAGCGCAACGGGCTGCCGGAAGACTTGACCGGCACCATTGCCTTCCTCACCAGCGACGACGCTGCCTTCGTGACTGGCCAGACCATCATGGCCGACGGCGGCTACGCCCGCTGA
- a CDS encoding STAS domain-containing protein, protein MSEAHARRLQYLRERTVGDTTVMELLGDIDILTAPLVSVRIDALTAGPRPDLVLDLRGVSFIDCSGLRLLCRARNRIRTQHGRLRLVTGSPRFLRILRHAGLAGVFEVHTHLPEALAHEVEPSVVSAQAG, encoded by the coding sequence ATGTCCGAAGCCCACGCCAGGCGACTGCAGTACCTCAGGGAACGCACCGTCGGCGACACGACCGTCATGGAGCTGCTCGGCGACATCGACATCCTCACAGCTCCGCTCGTTTCGGTGCGCATCGACGCCCTGACCGCCGGTCCGCGCCCCGATCTGGTCCTGGACCTGCGCGGCGTGTCCTTCATCGACTGCAGCGGACTGCGTCTTCTGTGCCGGGCACGGAACCGGATCAGGACACAGCACGGCCGGCTCCGGCTGGTCACCGGCAGCCCCCGCTTCCTGCGGATCCTGCGCCACGCCGGCCTGGCTGGCGTCTTCGAAGTGCACACCCATTTGCCCGAAGCGCTTGCGCACGAGGTGGAGCCGAGCGTCGTATCGGCCCAGGCGGGTTAG
- a CDS encoding SDR family NAD(P)-dependent oxidoreductase → MPVIAVIGAGPGLGLSIARRFGREGFQVALVSRTQDKLDALAARLAEDGIEAAGFAADVTRPDSLQSALAAVADRFGAVDVLEYSPADPTFAGAAAVDATAQDLHKQLDYYLYGAVAAVRQVLPAMLERGSGTLLFSTGASSVRPSGGAFGSIGVAAAALRNYAMALGIDLAEHGVHAAHVAIGVFIGSGPGTEPETIAEHYWDAYTKRDQAEIVHTAPGGIR, encoded by the coding sequence ATGCCCGTCATCGCCGTCATCGGGGCAGGCCCAGGCCTGGGCCTGTCCATCGCCCGCCGCTTCGGAAGGGAGGGGTTCCAGGTCGCCCTGGTCTCCCGGACCCAGGACAAGCTCGACGCGCTCGCCGCACGGCTCGCCGAGGACGGCATCGAGGCCGCGGGCTTCGCCGCGGACGTGACGCGTCCCGACTCGCTGCAGTCGGCGCTCGCCGCGGTCGCCGACCGGTTCGGGGCCGTCGACGTACTGGAGTACTCACCCGCCGACCCCACGTTCGCCGGCGCCGCCGCCGTCGACGCCACGGCGCAGGACCTCCACAAGCAGCTCGACTACTACCTGTACGGAGCGGTCGCCGCGGTCCGTCAGGTGCTGCCCGCCATGCTCGAACGCGGCAGTGGCACCCTGCTGTTCTCCACGGGCGCCTCCTCGGTCCGGCCGAGCGGCGGCGCGTTCGGCAGCATCGGCGTCGCGGCGGCGGCCCTGCGCAACTACGCCATGGCCCTGGGCATCGACCTCGCCGAGCACGGGGTCCACGCCGCACACGTGGCGATCGGGGTGTTCATCGGCAGCGGTCCCGGCACCGAGCCCGAGACCATCGCCGAGCACTACTGGGACGCCTACACCAAGCGCGACCAGGCCGAGATCGTCCACACCGCCCCCGGCGGCATCAGGTGA
- a CDS encoding zinc-dependent alcohol dehydrogenase family protein: MKGFVFHGPGKSAWEDVPDPGIRDATDAVVRVDAVTICGTDLHILKGDVPEVPPGTVLGHEAVGEIVEVGADVRTVRPGDRVLVSCITACGRCRFCREGMQGQCRGGGGWILGHLIDGTQAEYVRVPYADLSVYPLPGAVDSKDAVLLADIFPTAYEVGVLNGCVRPGDTVAVVGAGPIGLAAIATAKLFAPERIVAVDLAATRLDAAKGLGADAVADAREAPEQLIADLTDGLGADVVIEAVGVPETFELCTRMVRPGGHVANVGVHGKPATLHLEDLWIKNITITTGLVDTYSTPTLLRMAAAGRLPTSALVTHAFPLDHMEEAYDVFGRAAETGALKIVLGGPQHEVVPVETA, encoded by the coding sequence ATGAAGGGCTTCGTATTCCACGGCCCCGGAAAGTCGGCCTGGGAGGACGTCCCGGACCCCGGCATCAGGGACGCCACCGATGCGGTCGTACGCGTCGACGCAGTCACCATCTGCGGAACCGATCTGCACATCCTCAAGGGCGACGTGCCCGAGGTGCCCCCCGGCACGGTCCTCGGGCACGAGGCGGTCGGCGAGATCGTCGAGGTCGGCGCCGACGTGCGGACCGTGCGGCCGGGGGACCGGGTGCTGGTCTCCTGTATCACCGCCTGCGGGCGTTGCCGCTTCTGCCGGGAGGGGATGCAGGGGCAGTGCCGGGGTGGCGGAGGCTGGATCCTGGGCCACCTGATCGACGGTACGCAGGCCGAGTACGTTCGCGTGCCGTACGCCGACCTGTCCGTCTATCCGCTGCCCGGTGCGGTGGACAGCAAGGACGCCGTACTGCTGGCGGACATCTTCCCGACCGCGTACGAAGTGGGCGTGCTCAACGGGTGTGTGCGCCCGGGTGACACAGTCGCCGTCGTCGGAGCCGGCCCCATCGGACTGGCGGCGATCGCCACGGCCAAGCTGTTCGCGCCTGAGCGGATCGTCGCCGTGGACCTGGCCGCCACCCGGCTCGACGCTGCCAAGGGGCTCGGTGCCGACGCTGTGGCGGATGCCCGCGAGGCCCCCGAACAGCTGATCGCCGACCTCACCGACGGGCTCGGTGCGGACGTGGTCATCGAGGCGGTCGGCGTTCCGGAGACCTTCGAGCTGTGCACGCGCATGGTGCGCCCCGGAGGGCATGTCGCGAACGTCGGAGTGCACGGCAAGCCCGCGACACTGCACCTCGAAGACCTCTGGATCAAGAACATCACCATCACCACCGGCCTGGTCGACACCTACTCCACGCCGACCCTGCTGCGGATGGCGGCCGCCGGCCGGCTGCCCACATCCGCCCTGGTCACGCACGCCTTCCCGCTCGACCACATGGAAGAGGCGTACGACGTCTTCGGCCGAGCCGCCGAGACCGGCGCGCTCAAGATCGTGCTGGGCGGGCCGCAACACGAGGTCGTCCCCGTTGAGACGGCCTGA
- a CDS encoding TetR/AcrR family transcriptional regulator has protein sequence MAIDPPSASAGNPAPVRPLRRDAQRNREALLTAARSCFAEQGLEAPLEQVAKRAGLAIGTLYRHFPTRLDLVQATFAEKLALWREAAEKAVTMDDAWAGLCHFLETMCELQSQDRGFNDLASMRLPESACLAGAQTRIRELGVHIVERAQEQGSLRPDLTPEDLAFVIWSHSRVTEATHAIAPDAWRRHLYLLLDGFRTDRAHPLPAPPLTEEQLYRAMISLGGNGACGA, from the coding sequence ATGGCCATCGACCCTCCGTCCGCCTCCGCCGGGAACCCGGCCCCTGTCCGCCCCCTGCGGCGCGACGCGCAGCGCAATCGCGAGGCCCTGCTCACCGCGGCCCGCTCCTGCTTCGCCGAGCAGGGCCTGGAGGCACCCCTGGAGCAGGTGGCCAAGCGGGCCGGGCTGGCCATCGGCACGCTGTACCGGCACTTCCCCACCCGGCTGGACCTGGTGCAGGCGACCTTCGCCGAGAAGCTGGCCCTCTGGCGGGAGGCCGCCGAGAAGGCCGTCACCATGGACGACGCCTGGGCGGGGCTGTGCCACTTCCTGGAGACCATGTGCGAACTCCAGTCACAGGACCGGGGGTTCAACGATCTGGCCTCCATGCGGTTGCCGGAGAGCGCCTGCCTGGCGGGCGCCCAGACCCGCATCCGTGAACTCGGTGTACACATCGTCGAGCGTGCGCAGGAGCAGGGCAGCCTGCGCCCCGACCTCACCCCCGAGGACCTTGCCTTCGTCATCTGGTCGCACAGCCGCGTCACCGAGGCCACCCACGCCATCGCCCCGGACGCCTGGCGCCGCCACCTCTACCTTCTGCTCGACGGCTTCCGAACCGACCGCGCCCACCCGCTGCCGGCACCGCCGCTCACCGAGGAGCAGCTGTACCGCGCCATGATCAGCCTCGGCGGAAACGGGGCCTGCGGCGCCTGA
- a CDS encoding Rv1733c family protein, translating to MGSRRTNRWLWQWRSNPLRRRDDIIEAWIVLAVWMVISVGGVLVGLITARVTDEMLAGQRSARYPVEAVLLTTVPRIPSAVGGVSDLGRAEVSWTAADGSIHTGKTLIDAGRQSGSKVVVWVDSRGELTAEPASATEAAVEAGVLGTAAALAVVARRRLDRRRISQWDREWEPIGPRWGHRQADPSPEHG from the coding sequence ATGGGCAGCAGGCGCACGAACAGGTGGCTGTGGCAGTGGCGAAGCAACCCGCTCCGGCGGCGCGACGACATCATCGAGGCGTGGATCGTGCTGGCCGTATGGATGGTCATCAGCGTCGGAGGCGTCCTCGTCGGCCTGATCACGGCCCGCGTCACCGATGAGATGCTCGCCGGACAGCGCAGCGCGCGGTATCCGGTCGAGGCCGTACTCCTCACCACCGTTCCCCGGATCCCTTCGGCGGTCGGCGGAGTGAGCGACCTCGGCCGGGCAGAGGTCAGCTGGACGGCCGCGGACGGTTCCATACACACCGGTAAGACACTCATCGACGCCGGCCGGCAATCTGGCTCCAAGGTCGTCGTGTGGGTGGACAGCCGTGGCGAGCTCACCGCCGAGCCCGCAAGTGCCACCGAGGCAGCCGTCGAGGCAGGTGTGCTGGGCACTGCTGCGGCTCTGGCCGTCGTCGCGCGGCGGCGCCTCGACCGACGACGCATCAGCCAGTGGGACAGGGAGTGGGAACCGATCGGCCCACGGTGGGGACACCGGCAGGCTGATCCATCACCTGAACACGGTTGA